The Pleomorphomonas sp. T1.2MG-36 DNA segment AAAGCGACATTTCATGCATCGGCTGCCCCTTCGGGGACGACGTCAACGGCAACACAGGGAGAGAACTGCGCCGCCAACCGAGCGATCGCCGGCACGGCATCGCCTTCCGGCCGGAACCCCACGAGGGCGCGCGCAAACGGTCCATCGGGATGGAAGTTCCATTCCGTGGGAGCGACGACGCGGGCGTCTCGGAGCCGTCCATCTCCTTGCACCACGGCAGAATAATATAACCTGCCGCGTGGACTTTCCACTGAGGCGTATCCCGTATGGTTCTGCGTCCGATTTGCAGTAAGCCAGTTGCCGAAATCTCCGTCGCTACTGGCTCCGCCAAGAAGAATGCCGAGCGCTTCTTCCGCCTCGACGAGACGGGCGGCGTCGGTCGCGCCTCGAACCGAAGCGGACCAGCCGAGGCGGGCCGCCGGGCCGGTTTCGGGATGGCGGTCGGGGAGGAAGGGACGGGCCGAAAACTCGGTATCGGCCAAGAGCGCGGCCACGACGGGCTCATCGTCGGCCGAAGTCAACGCATCGGGCGGGGCCGGATGTTCCGGCAGGGCCGGCAGCCAGTCGGGCACCAGACCGAAGGCTGCGCCGATCGTCCTGATGTCATCGTCGACGACGCCCGTTCTCGCCGCCTTTCGTGCCGCCTCAAGAGCGTCCCGTACGATGGGGAAGGCCGCGACCGGCGCAAGACGGACCAGCTCGCGCAGGTGCTCGGCAACCCGTTCCGCGGCCAGCCGAATGTGCCAATGCTCCACCAACTCCACCGGAATCACACGATGGCCGGCCAGTGCGGCGGCGAAAGTCAGCGCGGCGGCATGCGACACGCCACAGACGGCGTTGACGAGACCGACCGCCTCGACCGCCTGCTCGACCGGTCGGCCGGCGAAGCGCGAGGCCAGCGACAACGGTCGTGCCGAGCGGATCGATGCTGCGGTAACCACGCCGTTCGTCAAGGAAAAGCCGACGGTTACCCGGCCCGGATCGATTCCGCTCATGACCCGCCGTCCGAGGTGCCGCGCCCGAATCCCAGAAGACGCCGACGGTCGAGGTTGATGGAGAGGGACGCCGTTTCGGATGGCTCTGTCTCCCCCAACAGCTCGTCCAGCGCGGCCATGGCGACCTCTTCGGCAATCACCTGATCGTCGAACTCGTCCATCGGCGAGAACAGAGACGCCGTGCCGTAACGGCCTCCGTCCTCCATCGACGCCACCACGAAATCGACCTCGCCGGCAGGCAGATCAAGCCGCAGCGTGACACCGTCGGGGGGCAGCTTGATGCCGGTATCGGGCACGGCGACGACGGCCATGCACCAAGGCGTGACCACGGCCGCGAAGCGGAAACGGCCGAAGCGCCGGATCGGCGTCACCATGACGGCAAGCGCCGGATTGTGAACGGGAAGGGCGGACATGCGGTTGTCGGCCGCTCGCCAGAAGTCTTCGAGACGGCGGACAAGTTCCTCGTCGTCGAGGTCGGACAGGAGCGCATCAGCGATCATCGTCGATCCTCATGAACCTGAGCTTGGATCCATCGCAGTTCGGACAGTGCCAGTCCTCCGGCAATGCCTGAAAGGGCGTGCCGGGCGGCACCTGCGCCACGTCGTCACCCTCGGCCGGATCATACACCGTCCAGCAGACACCGCACTCCCAACGATCTTCCGGGCGAAAAGTCATTGGAAATAAGCCTCGCCGATCTCGCGGAGACGGATAGCCGAGTCGCGAAAGTCCTCCACGGCTGCCTGCGCTGCGGCCGGCACGTCTCCAATCTCGACGGTGTCGAGCAGGATGGCGTCCATGGCATTGAAGAACTGCACCGACCAGACGTTGTGGATGGCCGTCGCCTGAACGCGGCAACTGCCGTAGCCTCGTGACACGATTTTGACCGGGCCGGTTCCAAGCCGATCGACCAGGAGGTCGAGATCTTCCGCCAGCATCGGCATCAGCGTCAGGGAGATGACATGGTTAGGCTCGCCCGGCCGGTAGGCCTCGGCGCGGTCGGCGATTTCCGCCAACACCGCCGGCGCATTCATCACCCCGTCCGGCAGGGCTTCGAGATCGAGGCTCGGCAGTGTCATCGCCGCGGCGCGGCGCACCGCCTGCGGCACGGCCGATACTTCGGCATAGTCGGCGATGATCGCGTGATCGGCGCCCAGGAAGCGGACGCGCCAGAGGCCGGCAAAGACGCTCTCGACGATCTCGGCCACCACGCCGTCCGGCAGGGCCACCGTGGCTGCCACTTCGCCCTCGCCGAGGATCTCGTTGAGCAGCAGCTTCTCGTCGTCGCTCAGAGGGGCGAGGTCGAACAGCAGGCCGGGCGCTGTCGCGGTCTGCCGTTCAAGCGCTGCCGCCATGTCCGGAAGAAGACGTGCGACACTGGGGCAGCGGGCAATCAGCACCTCGGCGTCGGACGTCGCCAGGAAGGCGAGGGTACCGGTACCCGTGGTTCGGCCGGTTGTCGGAAGATCCGTCGTCATGCCTCGTCCCTCCGGGCATTTGCAGTGATCGCGATGCGGCTCGGAGCGGCAAATGCCGGTGCGTCCTCCCTGAGCGCTGCTTCGAGACGGTCGAGATATTCGACCCAGTCGCGAATGCGAGGCAATACATCGAGTACCGTTTGGCCCCGCAGTACGACCAACGATGGAAAAACCTCGACTCGACAGCGAGCCTTCAGCGCCGCCTCGGCCGAGCGGTCGATCACGCCCGCCCGAAAGCGACCATGGAAGGCGGACAGCAGTTCCGGCAGCACCACGGCAACGTCGCCG contains these protein-coding regions:
- the hybE gene encoding [NiFe]-hydrogenase assembly chaperone HybE, translating into MIADALLSDLDDEELVRRLEDFWRAADNRMSALPVHNPALAVMVTPIRRFGRFRFAAVVTPWCMAVVAVPDTGIKLPPDGVTLRLDLPAGEVDFVVASMEDGGRYGTASLFSPMDEFDDQVIAEEVAMAALDELLGETEPSETASLSINLDRRRLLGFGRGTSDGGS
- a CDS encoding hydrogenase accessory protein; its protein translation is MSALIAALASRHGLPTIDVDTFDAFLAPAAGEPDHALLFFTGDPDQRSDSGDVAVVLPELLSAFHGRFRAGVIDRSAEAALKARCRVEVFPSLVVLRGQTVLDVLPRIRDWVEYLDRLEAALREDAPAFAAPSRIAITANARRDEA
- a CDS encoding rubredoxin; its protein translation is MTFRPEDRWECGVCWTVYDPAEGDDVAQVPPGTPFQALPEDWHCPNCDGSKLRFMRIDDDR
- a CDS encoding hydrogenase expression/formation protein; amino-acid sequence: MTTDLPTTGRTTGTGTLAFLATSDAEVLIARCPSVARLLPDMAAALERQTATAPGLLFDLAPLSDDEKLLLNEILGEGEVAATVALPDGVVAEIVESVFAGLWRVRFLGADHAIIADYAEVSAVPQAVRRAAAMTLPSLDLEALPDGVMNAPAVLAEIADRAEAYRPGEPNHVISLTLMPMLAEDLDLLVDRLGTGPVKIVSRGYGSCRVQATAIHNVWSVQFFNAMDAILLDTVEIGDVPAAAQAAVEDFRDSAIRLREIGEAYFQ